CCGAGGACCTTAAAGAAGGTGGTGCTTTGAAGCGTCGTACCTTGCGACTCGAGCGCTTCAGAGACAACGTCCCACCGATCGATCCTTCCGTCGTAACGCTCCATCACAGTGGTGAAGTGCTCTGTCATCGCCGCCCGCATCTCGCCGGCATCCGTGATCGAGGTCACGTACTCCGGATCGCAGCAGCTGGAGATCAGACCATGGCCCTTTACCGCCATGTCGTGCTCTTCGGCGAAGGCGACCAGTCGGTCAAGCCCAGCGAAGTCGTACACACCCTCTTCGGGTTGCGTGAAGGCCCATTTCATCTCGTTCTCGGGAGAAAGGCCATTGAACTGTTCGGCGAGGGTGTCGGCGAACCGCGGATCGGTCAGGTAGTTCGACGGGCGGTCGTCCTTCGTCCACTCCGCGGCCTTGATCGAGCCGGATCCGATCGTGAGACCGGCCGGCTCGGCCAGCTCACGCAGCGTAGGTCCATCGCCGGTCGATGCCCTCGCGGGGACTGCCGCGATCAGTGTCAGCCCTAGAGCGACGGTGGTCGCGAGGGCTGCGGATGTCAGTGTTCTCATGGTCGGTTCCAAATCGCATGCGTGCGACCCAGCAGCAGTGCTGGTGGGCGCAAGGGCGGAATGAGCCGAGTGCATTTCTCGTTGCGGGGGGCGACGATGCCTCTCAGACTCCTCTTTGAGTGAGTAGGCGCTCATGCTCGCATCAGACCGTCAGGTCAAGCCGGACTCCGAAACAATTTCGCTGCCAGCAGGACATGGATGTCGACGCCGCGGCGAGAACAGGGGTTCGCTTCGCCGGAGAAATGCCGTTACCTCTTGGACGATGGTGTGGCCACGCCGCGGAGCTGCACCGAGAAGCGGGTGGCGTCTGGACAGCACCGTGATGGTGATCGGCCGGATCAGGGATGCTCTGCTCGGTCGACGAGCCCGCTTCGAAAGGCGATGGAGACGAGTTGCCCCCGATCGCGCGCGTGGAGCTTCGTCATGGCTCGGTTCAGATGGGTCTTCACCGTCGCGGGTGAGATGAAGAGATCGCGGGCGATGCTGTCGTTGTCGAGCCCTCGGGCGGCACCGAGCACGACATCGGTCTCCCTGTGTGTCAACGTGGCCGTTCGGGCGATCAGCTCGACGTCGGTGGCGCTGCGACCGCGCGTGCGAAGGTCACTGACGACCGTTTTCGCAGCGCCAGCGGAGAGCGACGTGTCACCCTTCGCCACGGCCTCGACGGCGGCGATCAGGGCCTCGGAGTCAGCTGACTTGGCCAGAAAGCCATCGGCGCCGGCGCGTAGCGCGGCGAGCACCTCCTCGTCACCGTCGAACGTCGTCAAGACGAGAATGCGAACCGCGTTCAGATCTGGGTCTGCGCGGAGGGCGGCAGTGGCGCCCACGCCGTCGAGGATCGGCATCCGAAGATCCATGAGTACGACATCCGGACGCGAGCCGCGGATCACGGCGAAGGCGGATCTCCCATCCGCGGCCTCGCCGATCACGCGGATCCCGGCGTCCTCGAGGATCCCGCGCAGGCCGGCTCTGATCATCGCTTGGTCGTCGACGAGCACCACGTCGATCATCGCTCTGCTCCGTGGGATGCCCGAGGGAGCTCGACTCGGAGGCCGAACGAGTGACGGTCCTCGCGGACGTCCAGGCTGCCGCCTGCCAGTTCGACGCGTTCCCGCATGCCGATCAGGCCGAAGCCCGAGTCAGCGCCCGGGTACCGGTGCTGGATCGCGTTCTCGATCGTCAGGACGATGCTGGTCGGAGTTGCCGACGCCGTCACATGGGTCGGACCGGAGCCGTATCGATGAGCGTTCGTCAGGCCTTCCTGAAGGGCTCTATATAGGGCGGCTTCCCCTGACGTGCTCAATCCCGCCCCGTCAAGGGCATCGAGTGACACCTCCACTGAGGCCCCCGAGGCCTGCATCATCTCGATGAGCGTCGGGATCCCGGACGTGGCGGCGACGGTCCTGTTCTCGACTTCGTCGGATCGGGCGTCCCGCAAGACGGCGAGGATGGCGGCCAGCTCCTGCAGAGTCCCGGCGCTGACCGTTCGCACGGTGCGCAGCGCCCGACGAGCGCGGGCGGGGTCGTCCTCGACGTGCCGTTCGGCGTCGGTGGAGTGCAGGGCGATCACGGCGAGCGAGTTCGCCACCGAATCATGCAGATCACGGGCGATGCGCACGCGCTCCTCGCTCATCCTTCGGCGGAGCTCGGTCTCCTTCGCAGCCGTCACCGCGCTCAGCCGTTCTTCCACCGCCTGGGCGTAGTCGCGGTAAGCGCGCACCGCGCTGCCGAGAGCTACCACAGCCCCTGTCCAGACCGGGAGGATGAGAGCGAACGGGTCGGCGGGGCCGACGCCGAACGCGATCATCGCACCGGCGTACAGAACGGCCGCGTGGATGGTGGCGACGATGGTCGTCGCGGTCCGAGAGCGTCGCAGCGGTACCGAGAACAAGCAGATCTCCGCCAGCACCCAGACCCCGAGCGCACCGTCGGGAGCGACGAAGACGATGAGGCTGGCCGCGATCGCACCGACAGCGGCCGCAATCGGGAACCGCCGCCGTATCGCGACGAGCCCCGCGCTCACCACAGTGGCGGTGAGCGCGGCGATCCTGTCTACCCCGCCGACGTGGAACGAGATCACGACGGCTGCGACCGCGGTGATCACGGCCACGATGTCGAAGAGGCCCTCCCAGCGGGAGCCGAATCTCGAATGCACTGTCACATTCTCGTCGACGCCAGCTCATTCGGGGCGGCCTCACGACGGTCGTCGTCGAAGGCGGCGCCCTCGACGTCGATCGTCGGCAGGAGCTTGTCGAGCCAGCGTGGGATCCACCAGGCGGAGCGGCCGAGGAGCGTGAGCAGCGCCGGGACGAGGATCATGCGGACGAGGAGGGCGTCGGCGAGCACACCTACGGCGAGGGCCAACGCGATGGATCCCACCAGCGAGGACGGGCTGAGCGCGAATCCGAAGAAGACCGCGGCCATGATCGCCGCGGCAGCGACCACGACAGGTGCAGATTGCTGGAAGCCGGCGCGTACGGCCTCTCGGGGCGATGTTCCGTGGCGATGCGCCTCATGGATGCGGGATACCAGGAACACCTGGTAGTCCATCGCCAGGCCGAACAGGATCCCCGTCACGATGATCGGCAGGAGGCTCAGCAGAGGGTTGCCCTGCGGGGCCTGGACGATGGGGTCGAGCCATCCCCACTGGAAGACCGCCACGGTCGAGCCGAGTGCCGCCCCGAGCGACAGGAGGAAGCCCCCGGTGGCGATGAGCGGGACGAGGAAGGAACGAAACAGCAGCACGAGCAGCAAGAAGGAGAGCCCGACGATCAGTGCGACATAGGCGATCAGAGCCGAGCGGAGCTGCTCGTCCGAGTCGAGTGCGATCGCCGTCGAACCCGTCACCTGGACGCTCGTGGAATCGTCGCCGAGCGCTCGGATGTCTCTCACCAGCGAGGTCGTGGCTGTGTCCAGCGGCCCGGATTCGGCGATGACCGTCAGCATGGCGGTCGATCCGTCGGCCGAGACAGGACCCGGGGAGACGGTGGCCACATTCGGGAGCGAGCCGAGTTCGGTGCTGACCGTCTCGACAGCTGACGCGGCATCGGAATCCGATCGCACCAGCACGACGAGGGGATCCTGCGCGCCCGGACCGAAAGCGTCAGCGACCGTCGTGTAGGCGGCCCGCTGAGTGGAATCGGGATCCTCTCCGCCGGGGATGACGAGACTGGTCTGCATGCCCAGCAACGGAAGAGCCGCGACGGCGAGACCGCCGACGACCGCGAACGTCGCGATCACGGGACGACGCAGGATGGCACCGATCCATGTCGTCGTCCAGCGAGGGGAGCCCCCGGCTGAGCGGGTCGAAGCGCGCTCCCGCCGCCCGAGGGCGCGCCGCCCCATCCACGACAGCAGGGCGGGCAGAAGGGTCAGGGACATCAGCACAGCCACAGCGACCGCGAACGCCGCCGCGATTCCCATCTCGCCGAGGAACGGGATGCCGACGACGGTGAGACCTACGAGCGCGATGATGACCGTCGCTCCAGCGAAGACGACAGACGAGCCGGCCGTGGCCGTGGCCCGGCCGATGGCGTCTTGCACAAGGCGCCCGCTACGCAGTTCGGCGCGAAAGCGCGAGAGCACGAAGAGGCAGTAGTCGATCCCGACGGCCAACCCCAGCATCACCGCGAGGATGGGGGTCACGGAACCGATCGGGGTGATCGCCGAGAAGGCCAGGATGCCCAGGACACCGACGCCGACGCCGACGAGGGCGCCGAGCATGTTCGCTCCGGCTGCAACCAGCGAGCCGAATGTGAGCAGCAGGACCAGGAAGGCCACAAGGGCCCCGACGAGCTCCGTCGGACCGAGGATCTCGGGCACTGCGCTGGTCAGTGAGCCGCCGATCTCCGCGGCCATGCCCTGGTCGCGCAGACTAGCGGCAACGGCGTCAAGCTCGGACGTCACGTCGACCGCCTGCTCCTCGTCGATGTCGCCGACGGTCACCTGCGCGATAGCGGTCGCACCGTCAGCGGAGATCGAGGGTCGCGCGGGGTCCAGGGGGTCGGTGACCGCGAGCACACCGGGGATCACACGCGCCTGCTCCAAGGCTGACGTGAGTGAGGGTGCGTCATCCGTGACACGTCCTCCGGACGACTGGACAACGAGCTGGAGCGACGTCGTCGCCTCACCGGTAGTGGGGAACTCCGACTCGAGGGTGCTCAACGCGCGGCTGGAGTCGGTGCCGGGGACATCGAACCCTGCGCTGGAGAAGCGCATACCGGAAAGGGCGACACCCGCGGCGATCAGGAGGACGAGCAGCCAGCTCGCGACGACTGCCCAGCGGCTGCGCGCGGACAGCACACCAAGGCGGTAGAGAAGTGCGGACACAAGGCTCCCATCGATTGACTGCCCACTCAGGCGGATCGTCCTCCAGCCTCGGCGATGCCGCCGCGTACGGCGTCCACCTGGGGCTGTGACGCTCCTACCGCAGCGGCGGTACGTGAGCACGTCGACATCGTGTAACGGTTGACGCGCGTCAAAGGTCGACCTAGCGTCGGTGATGTCGACCCTCGACCAATCACGAAGGAGTGTCCGTGCCGACTCTTGAATCTGCCCCTGTCCCGCGGGGCGCCCTCCCGCAAGATCGTTGCCCCTTCGACCCCAGTGCGCGTTACGAGCGCCTGCGGGAGGAGGATCCGGTGACCCGGGTGACCACGCCGGCCGGGTTCGACGTGTGGCTGGTCAGTCGCTACGACGATGCGCGCGCGGTCCTCGGGGATGGCGAGTCGTTCAGCAACGTCGACGCGAGCTCGACTCACTTGATGGGGAACAAGGACAAGCTCGGGGCGACGCCGCCTCCTGGGATCCTCCTGCGTCACGACGGGGCATCTCATTCCCGTCTCAGGCTTCGCCTGGCGCGGGAGTTCATGGTCAAGCGCGTCGCGACGCTCGAACCCTTCATCCGGTCCCTCGTCGCAGAGCACATCGACCGTCTGGCGTCGATGTCGGGCCCGGTCGACCTGTACAGGAACTTCGGGCTGCCCATCCCGGCTCTAGTGATCAGCGAGGTGCTCGGCGTCCCAGACGAGGATCGCGCCGAGTTCGGGCACTTCACCGCTTCGCAGGTCGACCTCACCCTCCCGCTCGAAGAACGCGAGGCGGCGGGAGCTGCAGGGCAGGCGTTCTTCGCTCGACTCGTCGCCTCGAAGTACGAGAACCCCGGTGACGATCTGCTCAGTCGGCTCATCCAGGAGCCGAGCGACGAGCCCTTCGGCTTCGAGGAGCTGATGGGGCTGTCGCTGCTCCTGCTCGCCGCCGGCCACGACACGACTGCCAACATGATCACCCTCGGCACCTACGCGCTCCTGCGCAATCCTGATCAGGCAGCACGGCTCGGGGAGCCGGGGATGATGTCCACGGGAGTCGACGAGCTCATCCGGTACCTCTCGATAGTCCACAACGGCGTGCTCCGCAAGGCCGTCCGGGACGTCACCGTCGGCGATCAGCTCGTCAGAGCGGGGGAGCACGTCGCGGTCGTCCTCGAGTCCGCGAACCGCGACCCGAGGTTCATGTCGGACGCCGATCGCCTCGATCTCGATCGGCGCTCGGCTCATGTCGGGTTCGGGTATGGGGCGCACCAGTGCCTCGGCCAGCATCTCGCCCGGCTCGAGCTGACCGTCGCGCTTCCCGAGCTGTTCCGCCGCGTGCAGGGTCTGCGAGCGGTACAGCCTGAGAGTGACATCCCCTTCAAGAACGACATGCTCGTCTACGGAATTCGAGAACTCCTCGTGGAGTGGGACGAGGTGGTCGCATGAGATTCGCTCTGGACATCGACCGTTGCGTCGGCGCCGGAGTCTGCGCACTGGCAGCCCCCGATGTCTTCGATCAGAACGACGATGATGGCATCGTGGTGGTGCTGGACCAGGACCCGCCCGCCGAGCTGGACGAAGCGGTCCGCGAAGCCGCCGCACGGTGCCCGGCTGCGGTCATCCGTCTCCAGGCGCCGTGAGTGTGCGACGCACCCTCATCGTCGGCGCCTCCGCAGCCGGAGTGACAGCAGCCGAGTCGCTTCGTAGCCAGGGGTACGCCGGATCCATCGAGGTGATCGGCGCAGAACGGCACCACGCATACGATCGGCCGCCTCTCTCGAAGCAGCTCCTCTCGGGTGAGTGGGAGGGGACGCGGCTGCAGCTGCGACCCGATGCCCATCTCGCGTCGCTCGACGTCCACGAGCGGCTCGGCTCTCCTGCCGTCGACCTCGACCCGATCGGTCGGCAGGTGACGACCGCGGATGGGGCACGAACCGGTTATGACGCACTGGTGATCGCGACGGGCGTCCGTCCGCGGCGCCTCGCAGGGACGGAGGGAACGCGAGGAGTCCACGTCCTGCGTACCTTGGAGGACGCGGAGGCGCTGCGTGCCGAAGTCGACGTCGGGAAGCGCGTCGTGGTCATCGGCGGCGGCTTCCTCGGTGCGGAGATCGCATCGGTCCTCCAGGCGTCCGTCGGTGAGGTGGTCCTGCTCACAGCAGGCGAGAACCTGCTCGAGCGTGTCATCGGTCGGCCTGTCGGCGCCGAGCTCATGGCGTTGCATCGCAGCATGGGCATCACCGTCATTCCCGCACCGCTCTCCCGCGTGCGCTCCCTCGTCACCGACACGGGGCGAGTGAGCGGAGTCGTCTTGGGAGACGGCTCGGTGCTCGAGACGGGCCTGGTCGTCATCGCCATCGGCTCGGAACCAGCTGTGGACTGGCTTCGCATGAGTGGACTCGACCTGAGTGACGGGGTCGGGTGCGCCTCCGATTGCTCCGCTGCTCCCGGGATCTATGCCGCCGGTGACGTAGCGCGCTGGTGGAATCCGCTCTTCACGACATCGATGCGGGTGGAGCACCGGACCAACGCCGTCGATCAGGCGATCCACGTAGCCGAACGCATCGTCCGCGGCGATGACGTCGACTACGCGCCGGTGCCGTACTTTTGGTCTGACCAGTTCGGGCTGCGCCTGCAGGCACACGGATGGCTGAAGGAGCACGATGAGTGCGTCGTCGTGGAGGGATCGGTCAGCGATCGTCGCCTTGTCGCGCTCTACCGTCGCGGAGGCGCCTTGACCGGTGTGCTCGCGATGGGAGCAGCGAAGGCGCTGCGCACGTGGCGCAGTCGGATCACCGAGGGCATCACGTGGCGGGATGCCCTCGACGCTGCTCCATGAGAGAGGCCAGCGGGAAGGGAAGTCGTACACGATCTCCCCTTCCCGTCACCTCATCACCTCAGGCGCGATCGCTGTCCGAGTAGGCACGCTCTACGACCGTGATGAGCCGTTCGACGGTTTCGTCCGTGATCGCTCCCTGGCTGTACAAGGCCATCTTCGTCAGAGTGAGCCCGAACGCCGCCGAAAGCAGGTTCTCTTCGATGCCACCAAGCGCACTACGCAACGCCGGCCCGCCGATCGGGTGATCCAGCCACTCCCGAATCGTGCTCTCAGCCGTGACGCGCTGGATGGCTCCCGCATCGAACGCGTCGGCTCCTCCGTCGAGTCGGTCGCCGGGTTCGACGTCCCTCAGCGTGATGCTGCTGAAGAGGGGGCGCTGATCGCCCGGCTCATGCTCCCCACCGGTCAAGGTGACGCGAGCCTGAAGCGGTGTGCGCGCGGAGGAGCCCCCGATGTAGAAGCGCAGCAGCCCGGGTTCGACGACCCACCCCCGCGTCCCGTTCCAGAGGGCGAACATGCTCGTCGGCACGTCGATGCACACCCGGACCGCTTCTCCGGGCTCGAGAGCGAAGCGGCGGAAGCCCACCAGGACTCGGCCTCGGCGCACCGTGCTGCCGATGACGTCCTGGCCGTATACCTGGACGACTTCCTCGCCTGCACTGGCACCGACGTTCTCGACGGTGAACTCGAGGCGTACGACCCCATCCGTGCTGACCTCAGGCGAGCCGATCGCGAGGTCGCGGTAGGCGAAGTCGGTGTAGCTGAGTCCGTGTCCGAAGGGGAACACCGCTGTCGAGGTGCCGTCTACATAGTGGCTGGGCTGCAGGGTCCGCCAGTATGGCAGCGGGGCGGCTCCCACCGAGGTGAGCATGGCGATCGGGAGGCGGCCGGCGGGATTCACGTCGCCGAAGAGGACCGACGCGACGGCCGTCCCCGCTTCTTCGCCGCCGAACAACGACGAGACTATGGCCGGCACCTTCTCAGTCATCCAGCCCAGGACGAAGGGACGTCCGTGGCTCAGGACGGCGACGGTCGGCGTTCCCGATGCGGCGACGGCTTCCACGAGTTCGCGCTGGACGCCAGGCAGCTCGCAGGTGACACTGTCGAGTCCCTCACCGACCGTGCCGAAGGCTCCGATGCCGGACTGGTCTCCGACGACGAGGATCACGACGTCCGCGGTTCGAGCGAGCGCGACGGCCGCGGCGATACCGGAGCGATCCTCGGCGGCGACGGGACAGCCCGCCGCATACACGATCTTCGAGTCGGCGTGCGCCCTCGATCGGATGCCGTCGAGGAACGTGACCACCGGCACGGAGTCGACGAGCAGGTCGGCGTTGTCGGCGCCCATCGCCTGGGCCGACTCCATGCGCGCCTGGGGGTTGGCCGCCTGCGCGAAGCGCCTCGTCATGCTGTCGAGGACCTGGTAGCTGTAGTTACCGAGCTGCCCCATCAGCCGATCCGCGTTCGGACCGATCACCGCGATGGTCTGCGGGGAGTCGGGTAGGGGGAGGAGGGGCGTGCCGTTGACGGGCGCATTGCGCAGGAGGATGACGGACTTCTCGGCGACTGCTCGAGAGAGGGCCCTGTCGGACTCCGAGTCGAGAGTCTCGGGCACACGGTCGAGATCGACGTACGGCCGTTCGAACAGCCCGAGCTCGAGCTTCGCCCTCAGGCTGCCAGCTGCTGCGGCGTCCAGCTCGTCGATCGAGAGAAGTCCCTCGTGGACGGCCTCGAGGATGACACGGGTCGATACCGTGTTGTCGAGGTCGGCGTTCACGCCCGCGCGCAAGGCCTGGGCGAATGCATGGGGGATGTCGGCGGCAGTGCCGTGCTTGGTGAACAACTGCGAGACGGCCTCGAGGTCGGAGGTGATGAGACCCTCGAAGCCCAGCCGATCACGGAGGAGGCCGACCAGGTATTCCGCGGATCCGGTCACGGGGACGCCGTCGATCGAGTTGTAGGCGGGCATGACCCCCTGGGCGCCTCCCACACGGATGGCCATCTCGAATGGAAGGGCGTAGACCTCGTGGAGCTCGGAGTGGCCGAGGTGCGCCGCGTCCGTGTTGCGCCCTCCGTCACTGGCGCCATAGGCGACGAAGTGCTTGAGCGTGGCGATCAGGGGAGTGTCCTCCTCCGCCCCTTGCAGACCACGAACGAAGGCCGTCGCCATCGATCCCACGAGGTACGGCTCCTCGCCGTAGGTCTCCTCCACCCGCCCCCAGCGCGGGTCGCGGCTGACGTCAGCGAGTGGCGACAGCGCCTGACGCACGCCGAGCCGCGCCATCTGCACGCCGATCGTCTTCGCCATCGCCTCGATGAGATCGGTGTCCCAGGTCGCGGCTTGGGCGAGGGCGTCGGGGAAGGTGGTGGCGCTACGGACCTTGAGGCCGATGAGTGCCTCCTCGGCGAGGAGGACGGGGATCCCGAGTCGGGTCTCCTCGACGTGCTTGCGTTGGAGTTCGTTTCCCAGACGGGCCGCCTCGCGAGGCACCTCTCCGAGGGCGGCGAGTGCGGCGACCGCGGTACCCCACCCCTCCTGCGGCGGTCGGTGCACGTCGACGGCGGTACCGAACGGACAGGCGATCTGTGCGGCCTTCTCCTCGAGGGTCATGCGTCCGAGCAGATCGCGGACTCGTTCCATCGTGGGCAAGGAGGGGTCGCGGTATGGCAGGAGGTCGGGCATCTTCGGTGATTCCTTCACTGTCGTGCTGATCGGCTGATCGACAAAGGGAAGACGTCGCGTTGTCGCGCGTCAACGCTCACTATGCCATCACGTCAGCACGGAGAGTGGGGCTGGTCAGAGAACGGGTGGCGTGCGCGTGGTCTCGCCTTGGATCACCGTGAGACGGTCGGTAACGAGACCGGCAGGGTCGCTCGGCTGGGGCCCGTCCGGTTCCTGGAGCAGCAGCTGCAGAATCCCTTCTCCGCTGAAGGAGATGTCGAAGTCGACCGTCGTGATCGTCGGCGTCGACGCGCGCGCAATGGGAGAGTTGTCGATTCCGATGACTCCGATGTCCTCCGGGAAGGTGCGGCCTCGCTTGATCGCCGCACCGACCAACGCCATGGCGACCTCGTCGTTGTAGGCGGCGAGACCGATCGGCTCGGCAGGGAGTCCAGCGATCGCATCCACCGCGCCACCGGGCTCGAGCGCTACGTGCATCGTCGGCAACACCCGGAGTCCGTGGCGAGACGCCCAGTCGCGGGCTCCCGCATCCCGGGGCGCGGCGAACGTCGACTCTCGTGCAGAGACCGGCAGCACGGTCGCCATCGTCGTGTACCCGGCGGCCGCGAGGTGCTCCGCCTGTAGACGACCGATCGCCTCATCGATCGCCACCTGCACGTGGTCGGGCTGCACCACGATGCGTACGCCCTGGGCGCGCAAGCGCTCGTATTGCTCCGCCGGTAGAGGGACCAGGCTCACGATGCCGAAGGGCTTCAGGCCCAGCACAGCGTGCTCCAGGCGGTGTCCGCGGTCGATGAACTGCAGGAGGTTCGTCAGCCCCGCGTCGGCCATGCCCTTGGTGATGATGTCCACCAGTTCGCGTATCCGCGGGTTGAACGTGGCGTCGGGCAGCACCGTGATGACGATGTCGCTGGTCCCGCGGGCAAGCGTCCTACCTGCAAGAGATGGGCGATATCCGAGAGACTCGGCGGACGCGTGGACTCGAGCGATCGTCTCCTCGGCGAAGAGGTGGCCCCGACCGTTGAGGACCTGGCTCACCGTGGAGCGCGACAAGCCCGCGTGTCGCGCAACGTCCGTACTCGTCGCCATGTCCACTCCTTCGACGTGAGCCCAGCTTGTCATGGAATGCCTCGCTTCCTCCGCGGCTGCGGCATCTCGAACCCCGACACCCCCGAGCGTGGTGTCGCTGCGCCGCTGGCCGGAGGAGGCCTCGATGGAGCGGAGCCGAGGGTCTCGGCACACTGGTGCGAGACCACCCGCGACGCGCATGTTTGACGCGCGTCAATAGATGTGCTTCTCTGTGGTCTTCCGGGCATCAGCTGCGATGCCCGACGGGAAGGACGATGATGACCGAGGCCGCCCTGCACACGATCGCCATGACTCTCACCGAGTGGGACTTCACGGTGAAGGGCGGGGGAGCCGGGCAACCGGTTCGTCTACCGCATGACGCGATGATCCACGAGCACCGTGATCCTCGCGCGCCGGGAGGCGCGGACACGGCGTACTTTCCCGGTGGTGCGTACCGCTACAGCACCAACTGGGACGCACCTGCGGACCGCTCATCGTCGGTCGCTCTGCGCTTCGAAGGGGTCCAGGGCGACGCGACCGTGACGGTCAACGGGACCGTCGTCGGCTCGATCCGGAGCGGCTACACCGAGTTCGAGTTCGAGATCGGCGAACACCTCGCTTGGGGAGCGTCGAACACGTTCGTGGTCGACGTCGACAACGCCGCACAACCCACGGGCCGCTGGTATCCCGGGTCCGGCCTGTACCGCCCTGTCTCGCTCCTCCTGCGACCGGCAGTCCGCTTCGCCCCCGACGGACTAAAGGTGCGCACGCTGAGCATCACCGCGGCGACCGCCGAGGTCCAGATCGGATACTCGGTGCTCGGCCTCGAGGATCGGACAGCGCGCGTCGCCGTGGAGTTGCGCGACGGGAAGACGCTGGTGAGCTCGGCCGACGGAGTCGGTGTCGAGGGGGTGCTCTCCCTGGTCGTCGACCGGCCCCGTGCCTGGTCCGCCGACTCGCCCCATCTGTACGAGCTGATCGCTCGGGTCGACAGCGGTGACGCTACCTACGAACGGCGGGAACGGGTGGGGCTGCGCACGATTGCGGTCGATTCCCGGAACGGGCTGCGCATCAACGGGCGCAGGGAGCTCTTGCGGGGGGCGTGCATGCACCACGACAACGGCGTGCTCGGTGCCGCGACCCATCGTGCGGCGGAGTACCGGCGCATCCGCCTGCTCAAGGGAGCGGGGTTCAATGCCGTCCGCAGCGCGCACCACCCGATGTCACGACACCTGCTCGACGCCTGCGACGAGCTCGGCATGTACGTGGTCGAGGAGCTCGCCGACTACTGGGTGGCGTCGAAGTCCGCGCACGACGCAGCCGACCGCTTCCACGAGACGTGGCGCGAGGACGCGGACCGCATGATCCGAAAGGACCGCAACCGTCCGTCGGTCATCATGTACGCCGCAGGGAACGAGATCCCCGAGACCGCAACCCCACAGGGAGTCGAACTGACGCGCGAGATCACGGCTCATCTTCATGCCGCGGATCCTGATCGACCTGTGACTCTCGCGATCAACCTGTTCCTGAACACCCTGGTCTCGTTCAACAGGTCGCCCTACAAGGAGGCCGCCGCCGCCGGCG
This genomic interval from Clavibacter michiganensis contains the following:
- a CDS encoding response regulator, with amino-acid sequence MIDVVLVDDQAMIRAGLRGILEDAGIRVIGEAADGRSAFAVIRGSRPDVVLMDLRMPILDGVGATAALRADPDLNAVRILVLTTFDGDEEVLAALRAGADGFLAKSADSEALIAAVEAVAKGDTSLSAGAAKTVVSDLRTRGRSATDVELIARTATLTHRETDVVLGAARGLDNDSIARDLFISPATVKTHLNRAMTKLHARDRGQLVSIAFRSGLVDRAEHP
- a CDS encoding sensor histidine kinase, whose amino-acid sequence is MHSRFGSRWEGLFDIVAVITAVAAVVISFHVGGVDRIAALTATVVSAGLVAIRRRFPIAAAVGAIAASLIVFVAPDGALGVWVLAEICLFSVPLRRSRTATTIVATIHAAVLYAGAMIAFGVGPADPFALILPVWTGAVVALGSAVRAYRDYAQAVEERLSAVTAAKETELRRRMSEERVRIARDLHDSVANSLAVIALHSTDAERHVEDDPARARRALRTVRTVSAGTLQELAAILAVLRDARSDEVENRTVAATSGIPTLIEMMQASGASVEVSLDALDGAGLSTSGEAALYRALQEGLTNAHRYGSGPTHVTASATPTSIVLTIENAIQHRYPGADSGFGLIGMRERVELAGGSLDVREDRHSFGLRVELPRASHGAER
- a CDS encoding MMPL family transporter, whose translation is MLSARSRWAVVASWLLVLLIAAGVALSGMRFSSAGFDVPGTDSSRALSTLESEFPTTGEATTSLQLVVQSSGGRVTDDAPSLTSALEQARVIPGVLAVTDPLDPARPSISADGATAIAQVTVGDIDEEQAVDVTSELDAVAASLRDQGMAAEIGGSLTSAVPEILGPTELVGALVAFLVLLLTFGSLVAAGANMLGALVGVGVGVLGILAFSAITPIGSVTPILAVMLGLAVGIDYCLFVLSRFRAELRSGRLVQDAIGRATATAGSSVVFAGATVIIALVGLTVVGIPFLGEMGIAAAFAVAVAVLMSLTLLPALLSWMGRRALGRRERASTRSAGGSPRWTTTWIGAILRRPVIATFAVVGGLAVAALPLLGMQTSLVIPGGEDPDSTQRAAYTTVADAFGPGAQDPLVVLVRSDSDAASAVETVSTELGSLPNVATVSPGPVSADGSTAMLTVIAESGPLDTATTSLVRDIRALGDDSTSVQVTGSTAIALDSDEQLRSALIAYVALIVGLSFLLLVLLFRSFLVPLIATGGFLLSLGAALGSTVAVFQWGWLDPIVQAPQGNPLLSLLPIIVTGILFGLAMDYQVFLVSRIHEAHRHGTSPREAVRAGFQQSAPVVVAAAAIMAAVFFGFALSPSSLVGSIALALAVGVLADALLVRMILVPALLTLLGRSAWWIPRWLDKLLPTIDVEGAAFDDDRREAAPNELASTRM
- a CDS encoding cytochrome P450, with product MTRVTTPAGFDVWLVSRYDDARAVLGDGESFSNVDASSTHLMGNKDKLGATPPPGILLRHDGASHSRLRLRLAREFMVKRVATLEPFIRSLVAEHIDRLASMSGPVDLYRNFGLPIPALVISEVLGVPDEDRAEFGHFTASQVDLTLPLEEREAAGAAGQAFFARLVASKYENPGDDLLSRLIQEPSDEPFGFEELMGLSLLLLAAGHDTTANMITLGTYALLRNPDQAARLGEPGMMSTGVDELIRYLSIVHNGVLRKAVRDVTVGDQLVRAGEHVAVVLESANRDPRFMSDADRLDLDRRSAHVGFGYGAHQCLGQHLARLELTVALPELFRRVQGLRAVQPESDIPFKNDMLVYGIRELLVEWDEVVA
- a CDS encoding ferredoxin; its protein translation is MRFALDIDRCVGAGVCALAAPDVFDQNDDDGIVVVLDQDPPAELDEAVREAAARCPAAVIRLQAP
- a CDS encoding NAD(P)/FAD-dependent oxidoreductase; protein product: MTAAESLRSQGYAGSIEVIGAERHHAYDRPPLSKQLLSGEWEGTRLQLRPDAHLASLDVHERLGSPAVDLDPIGRQVTTADGARTGYDALVIATGVRPRRLAGTEGTRGVHVLRTLEDAEALRAEVDVGKRVVVIGGGFLGAEIASVLQASVGEVVLLTAGENLLERVIGRPVGAELMALHRSMGITVIPAPLSRVRSLVTDTGRVSGVVLGDGSVLETGLVVIAIGSEPAVDWLRMSGLDLSDGVGCASDCSAAPGIYAAGDVARWWNPLFTTSMRVEHRTNAVDQAIHVAERIVRGDDVDYAPVPYFWSDQFGLRLQAHGWLKEHDECVVVEGSVSDRRLVALYRRGGALTGVLAMGAAKALRTWRSRITEGITWRDALDAAP